In one Lycium barbarum isolate Lr01 chromosome 7, ASM1917538v2, whole genome shotgun sequence genomic region, the following are encoded:
- the LOC132601592 gene encoding uncharacterized protein LOC132601592, whose translation MTGAVEAANKNIKRILRKIINNYKNWNEQFPYALLGYKTITRTSTRGTPYLIVYGIEAVIPAEVEIPLLRIIQEAELDDVEWVKNRYEQLAMIDKKRMVAACHEQLYRQRMSRAFNKRVRTPLFQIGQLVLKRIFPHQDEYKGKLAPNWQGPYMVRKFLSGRVVVLAEIDRQEWPKAINADALK comes from the coding sequence ATGACCGGagccgtagaggctgccaacaagaacattAAAAGAATCCTGCGAAAAATTATTAACAACTACAAGAACTGGAACGAGCAATTTCCATATGCTTTGTTGGGGTACAAGACCATAACCCGGACATCCACCAGAGGTACCCCTTACCTCATTGTTTACGGTATagaagcggtcatacccgcagAAGTAGAAATTCCCTTGTTAAGGATCATTCAAGAAGCAGAGCTAGACGATGTCGAATGGGTTAAAAACCGCTATGAGCAGCTGGCTATGATAGATAAGAAAAGAATGGTGGCTGCATGCCACGAACAACTATACAGACAGAGAATGTCTCGTGCTTTCAATAAGCGAGTCAGAACCCCACTTTTTCAAATTGGACAACTCGTACTCAAGCGAATCTTCCCTCATCAAGATGAATACAAGGGAAAACTTGCACCAAATtggcaaggaccatacatggtccGAAAATTTCTTTCAGGAAGAGtcgtagtcctagccgagataGATAGACAAGAATGGCCCAAAGCCATCAATGCAGACGCACTCAAGTGA